In a genomic window of Glaciimonas sp. PCH181:
- a CDS encoding thiolase family protein, whose product MTIRVAIAGVGMTPFGKFIDRSVRTSAEEAVRNALADAGINAERVDRVYFGNAASGLITGQEMVRAQAALRFTGLLGKPMLSVENACATGSTAFHLAWQAVASGQADVAIAIGAEKLTHVDKAVSFGAYGGAVDKEDILPAHIGSGTGSIFMDIYAERTRRYMAATGTTPADFARITVKSRHAGSMNPYAQFRKETTVEEVLASRMISDPLTLPMCSSIGDGAAAIVLCSSTVAAQLTGCRPVWVASSVLLSGLADSTKESASVRAAQAAYEAASIGPDEVHVAEVHDASAPGELINYEVVQFCKPGQAVELLRSGATEIGGRISVNPSGGLLSRGHPIGATGTAQLVELVQQLRGESGERQRPSAKVALAQNSGGQVGGESAAAVVSILVV is encoded by the coding sequence ATGACTATTCGCGTCGCTATCGCTGGCGTTGGAATGACCCCTTTTGGAAAATTTATCGACCGTTCGGTGAGAACATCTGCAGAAGAAGCCGTACGAAATGCGCTGGCAGATGCCGGCATCAATGCGGAGCGCGTCGACCGGGTTTATTTTGGCAATGCGGCTTCCGGCTTGATCACCGGTCAGGAGATGGTTAGGGCGCAAGCCGCGCTCAGATTCACCGGTTTGCTCGGCAAGCCAATGCTTAGCGTCGAAAACGCCTGCGCGACCGGAAGCACGGCGTTTCACTTGGCTTGGCAAGCCGTTGCCAGTGGCCAGGCAGACGTTGCCATTGCGATCGGTGCCGAAAAACTAACTCATGTCGACAAAGCGGTGTCATTTGGCGCCTACGGTGGAGCCGTGGATAAGGAAGATATATTGCCTGCGCACATCGGATCGGGCACCGGTTCCATTTTTATGGACATCTATGCAGAGCGCACACGGCGCTATATGGCCGCGACTGGAACAACGCCGGCAGACTTCGCACGTATAACCGTTAAGAGCCGGCACGCTGGATCCATGAATCCGTATGCGCAGTTCCGGAAGGAGACTACGGTAGAGGAAGTGTTGGCCAGCCGCATGATCAGTGACCCACTGACGCTTCCGATGTGTTCGTCAATCGGCGACGGCGCAGCTGCAATCGTTCTTTGCTCAAGCACCGTTGCCGCGCAACTGACTGGTTGCAGGCCTGTGTGGGTGGCAAGCTCAGTGCTTCTTTCGGGTCTGGCTGACTCGACGAAGGAAAGCGCTTCGGTTCGAGCAGCGCAAGCGGCTTATGAAGCGGCGTCGATCGGGCCAGACGAAGTTCACGTCGCAGAGGTTCATGATGCATCAGCGCCTGGAGAACTGATTAATTATGAGGTCGTGCAATTCTGTAAGCCTGGACAAGCTGTGGAACTGCTGCGTAGCGGAGCCACCGAAATTGGGGGAAGGATCTCCGTGAATCCGAGCGGCGGCCTGTTAAGCCGGGGTCACCCAATCGGCGCAACTGGTACCGCCCAACTCGTGGAGTTGGTCCAACAGCTCCGCGGCGAATCTGGCGAACGTCAGCGGCCATCAGCGAAAGTCGCTCTGGCCCAAAACTCGGGCGGACAAGTAGGCGGCGAATCGGCGGCGGCAGTTGTTTCTATTCTGGTCGTATAA
- a CDS encoding SDR family NAD(P)-dependent oxidoreductase, whose amino-acid sequence MTHWLKDKVIIVTGSGAGVGKEIALEAARQGARVVVNDLGVSMDGAGGSAGPAQQTVDQICAAGGEAIANTDSVADWSAAQRIVQQALDVYGRVDGLVNNAGNLRDVIFHKMQEEDFDAVVKVHLKGCFNMARAVAPHFKGQETGAIVHMTSTSGLIGNVGQANYAAAKMGIIGLSKSIALDMERFGVRSNCIAPFAFTRMVSSIPTDTPEGLARTQVNQRMEVAKIAPFTCALLTDRARDVTGQIFGVRNNEIYLFSQPRPIRTAHRGDGWTVDTCLEVALPMLKPSFFPLDKSRDVFTWDPV is encoded by the coding sequence ATGACGCATTGGCTGAAAGACAAAGTAATAATTGTGACCGGCTCTGGTGCTGGCGTTGGCAAAGAAATAGCGCTTGAAGCGGCGCGCCAAGGTGCACGAGTGGTTGTGAATGACCTAGGCGTAAGTATGGATGGTGCCGGGGGTAGCGCAGGACCTGCGCAGCAGACTGTAGACCAAATTTGTGCTGCTGGTGGTGAAGCTATCGCCAATACCGATAGCGTTGCAGATTGGAGCGCAGCCCAACGCATCGTCCAGCAGGCACTTGATGTATATGGACGAGTCGACGGACTGGTCAACAACGCAGGCAACCTCCGCGATGTGATTTTCCACAAGATGCAAGAAGAGGACTTTGATGCGGTTGTAAAGGTGCATCTAAAGGGCTGCTTCAACATGGCACGTGCTGTTGCGCCACATTTCAAGGGTCAGGAGACCGGCGCCATCGTGCACATGACGTCGACATCAGGGCTAATTGGCAATGTCGGCCAAGCTAACTACGCGGCGGCGAAGATGGGTATTATTGGCCTCTCAAAGTCGATTGCGCTCGACATGGAGCGTTTTGGTGTGCGATCAAATTGCATTGCACCTTTCGCATTTACCCGCATGGTAAGCTCGATTCCGACCGACACTCCGGAAGGGCTAGCGCGCACACAGGTCAATCAAAGGATGGAAGTTGCCAAGATTGCCCCGTTCACATGCGCATTGCTAACTGATCGGGCCCGTGATGTGACAGGCCAGATATTCGGTGTTCGGAATAACGAAATCTATCTGTTCTCGCAGCCTCGTCCAATCCGCACTGCACATAGGGGAGACGGCTGGACCGTCGATACCTGCCTCGAAGTGGCGCTGCCAATGCTGAAGCCGTCCTTTTTCCCGCTCGACAAGTCGCGCGACGTCTTCACCTGGGACCCGGTCTGA
- a CDS encoding acyl-CoA dehydrogenase family protein, with the protein MDFKFSEDSLALQASTREVVNDLLKHEPHFHETNVVPQEVDATLRTMGYYGLAIPEEFGGTNVDKVSSALIQLELARMPPQFWPSIRQALGPIPQLLLLHGTPKQKDNWLPRIAAGATVCFALTEPDAGSDVAAMRTTAVKMGDRWVLNGSKTYISNAERGDVFLVFAKTDKSKGRDGVSAFLVEPQTPGFSMSKPIRTMGFMTNGVYGLTFDNCEIPAENLLGEENRGFYYAVSGLNEARINVGCQALGGSQIAFEHALQYSKDRVTFGQPLSSHQVLQHMLADMAMEQHAARMLLLEAAWSLENGADVRLKSSYAKVFCTEVANRIADKALQIFGGAGYIKGMVVERVYRELRVMRIFEGANEIQRNMIAKQLLKE; encoded by the coding sequence ATGGACTTTAAGTTTTCAGAGGACTCACTCGCCCTGCAGGCGTCCACCCGGGAAGTAGTCAACGACCTCCTCAAGCATGAGCCGCACTTTCACGAGACCAACGTGGTGCCGCAAGAGGTGGACGCGACGCTGCGGACGATGGGGTACTACGGGCTGGCGATCCCTGAAGAATTCGGTGGAACCAATGTCGACAAGGTCAGTTCGGCGCTGATCCAACTAGAACTCGCGCGCATGCCTCCCCAGTTCTGGCCCTCGATTCGTCAAGCCTTGGGGCCGATCCCCCAATTGCTCCTCCTGCACGGTACCCCGAAGCAAAAGGACAATTGGCTGCCGCGGATCGCGGCCGGCGCGACGGTCTGCTTCGCACTCACCGAGCCCGATGCCGGCTCGGACGTGGCAGCGATGAGAACCACCGCCGTAAAAATGGGCGACCGATGGGTGCTGAACGGATCCAAGACCTACATCTCGAATGCCGAGCGAGGCGATGTTTTCCTGGTGTTTGCCAAGACCGACAAGAGCAAAGGGCGAGACGGCGTGTCGGCCTTTCTCGTGGAGCCGCAAACTCCCGGATTCAGCATGAGCAAGCCCATTCGCACGATGGGCTTCATGACCAATGGCGTTTACGGGCTCACGTTCGATAACTGCGAAATCCCTGCGGAAAATCTGCTTGGCGAAGAGAACCGCGGCTTCTACTACGCGGTCTCGGGGTTGAATGAAGCTCGCATCAATGTCGGCTGCCAAGCCCTCGGAGGCAGCCAGATTGCCTTCGAGCACGCGCTCCAGTATTCCAAGGATCGCGTGACCTTTGGCCAACCGCTGTCAAGCCACCAAGTCCTGCAACACATGCTGGCGGATATGGCCATGGAGCAGCATGCTGCGCGAATGCTGTTGTTAGAAGCCGCATGGAGCCTGGAGAATGGTGCGGACGTGCGCTTGAAGTCCTCCTATGCCAAGGTGTTCTGTACGGAGGTCGCCAATCGCATTGCGGACAAGGCATTGCAAATCTTCGGAGGCGCCGGCTATATCAAGGGCATGGTGGTTGAACGCGTGTACCGCGAGTTGAGGGTCATGCGGATCTTCGAGGGTGCGAACGAAATCCAACGCAACATGATTGCGAAGCAGTTGCTGAAGGAATAG